A single region of the Streptomyces sp. NBC_00425 genome encodes:
- a CDS encoding LacI family DNA-binding transcriptional regulator yields the protein MPETQRRPENRYGNRPTMKDVAARAGVGLKTVSRVVNGEPGVTPETERRVQEAIDALGFRRNDSARVLRKGRTASIGLVLEDLADPFYGQLSRAVEEVARAHGALLINGSSAEDPDREQELALALCARRVDGLVVIPAGDDHRYLEPEIKAGVATVFVDRPAGQIDADCVLSDNFGGAREGVAHLLAHGHRRIGFIGDMPRIHTAAERLRGYRAAMEDAGIPVEDAWMSLGATDPARVRRAAEEMLAGPAPVTAIFSGNNRVTVTVIRVLAERPRRTALVAFDDLELADLLQPGVTVVAQDAATLGRTAAERLFRQLDGTLLVPERIELPTRLVARGSGELPPAD from the coding sequence GTGCCCGAAACGCAGCGCCGGCCCGAGAATCGTTACGGCAACCGTCCCACCATGAAGGACGTGGCGGCTCGGGCCGGGGTCGGCCTCAAGACCGTGTCGCGCGTGGTGAACGGCGAGCCCGGGGTCACGCCCGAGACGGAACGGCGTGTCCAGGAGGCCATCGACGCCCTCGGCTTCCGGCGCAACGACAGCGCGCGGGTGCTGCGCAAGGGCCGCACGGCCAGTATCGGGCTGGTCCTGGAGGACCTGGCCGACCCGTTCTACGGACAGCTCAGCCGCGCGGTGGAGGAGGTGGCCCGGGCACACGGGGCGCTGCTCATCAACGGCTCCAGCGCCGAGGACCCGGACCGCGAGCAGGAACTGGCGCTCGCGCTCTGTGCGCGACGGGTGGACGGGCTGGTGGTGATCCCGGCCGGGGACGACCACCGCTATCTGGAGCCCGAGATCAAGGCGGGGGTGGCCACGGTGTTCGTCGACCGGCCCGCCGGGCAGATCGACGCCGACTGCGTCCTGTCGGACAACTTCGGAGGAGCCCGGGAGGGCGTGGCCCATCTGCTGGCGCACGGGCACCGCCGGATCGGCTTCATCGGCGACATGCCGCGCATCCACACCGCCGCCGAGCGTCTGCGCGGCTACCGCGCCGCGATGGAGGACGCCGGGATACCGGTCGAGGACGCCTGGATGTCCCTGGGGGCGACCGATCCGGCGCGGGTGCGGCGGGCGGCCGAGGAGATGCTGGCCGGGCCCGCGCCGGTGACGGCGATCTTCTCGGGCAACAACCGGGTGACGGTCACGGTGATCCGGGTGCTCGCCGAGCGGCCCCGCAGAACCGCGCTGGTGGCCTTCGACGACCTGGAGCTCGCCGACCTGCTGCAGCCCGGTGTCACCGTGGTCGCCCAGGACGCGGCCACGCTCGGCCGGACCGCCGCGGAACGCCTGTTCCGTCAACTGGACGGCACCCTGCTCGTGCCCGAGCGGATCGAACTGCCCACCCGGCTCGTCGCGCGCGGCTCGGGCGAGCTGCCGCCGGCGGACTGA
- a CDS encoding ROK family protein codes for MQTDLVAALDIGGTKIAGALVDGDGTILARSQRPTPAQEDGDAVMRAVEQVLGELTASPRWERVHAVGIGSAGPVDASAGTVSPVNVPGWRDYPLVERVRTATGGLPVELIGDGVAITAAEHWQGAARGHDNALCMVVSTGVGGGLVLGGRLHPGPTGNAGHIGHISVELDGDACPCGGRGCVERIASGPNIARRALENGWLPGPDGDVSAASVAAAARAGDPVAVASFERAAQALAAGIAATATLVEIDIAVIGGGVGKAGEVLFAPLRRALRDYATLSFVRRLTVTPAQMGTDAGLVGAAAAALAATGAGAGTTAAAV; via the coding sequence ATGCAGACCGACCTCGTGGCCGCGCTGGACATCGGCGGCACCAAGATCGCCGGAGCGCTGGTGGACGGCGACGGAACGATCCTGGCCCGCTCCCAGCGACCCACGCCGGCACAGGAGGACGGCGACGCCGTGATGCGGGCCGTCGAGCAGGTGCTGGGTGAGCTGACCGCGTCCCCCCGTTGGGAGCGCGTCCACGCGGTGGGCATCGGCAGCGCCGGCCCGGTGGACGCCTCCGCGGGCACGGTCAGTCCGGTGAACGTGCCGGGCTGGCGGGACTACCCGCTGGTCGAGCGGGTCCGGACGGCGACCGGAGGGCTGCCGGTCGAGCTGATCGGCGACGGTGTCGCGATCACGGCGGCGGAGCACTGGCAGGGCGCCGCGCGCGGCCATGACAACGCGCTGTGCATGGTGGTCTCCACCGGCGTCGGCGGCGGCCTGGTCCTCGGCGGCCGGCTGCACCCGGGGCCCACCGGCAACGCGGGGCACATCGGCCACATCAGCGTCGAACTCGACGGCGACGCGTGCCCGTGCGGAGGGCGCGGCTGCGTGGAACGCATCGCCAGCGGCCCCAACATCGCCCGACGGGCGCTGGAGAACGGCTGGCTGCCCGGCCCCGACGGCGACGTCTCCGCGGCCTCGGTTGCCGCCGCCGCCCGCGCGGGCGACCCGGTCGCCGTGGCGTCCTTCGAACGGGCCGCCCAGGCCCTCGCCGCCGGCATCGCGGCCACCGCGACCCTGGTCGAGATCGACATCGCGGTGATCGGCGGCGGCGTCGGCAAGGCGGGGGAAGTGCTCTTCGCCCCGTTGCGCCGGGCCCTGCGTGACTACGCGACCCTCTCCTTCGTCCGCCGCCTGACGGTGACGCCCGCGCAGATGGGCACCGACGCGGGACTGGTGGGAGCGGCGGCGGCCGCCCTGGCGGCGACCGGAGCGGGGGCCGGCACCACGGCGGCGGCGGTCTGA
- a CDS encoding ADP-ribosylglycohydrolase family protein, with translation MSGPPHAHAGLDGLVTGDAFGDAWFTRSDEPAEELWAAREPRPAPWLWTDDSAMAFVLFAHLTANGEVRPGDLASEFAAEYGRDPGRKYGPSMHGVLRRVAEGEDWRAVTTGQFGGQGSHGNGAAMRVAPLGAWFRDDPGTAREQARLSALATHAHPEAVAGAVAVAVAAALAAGLEGQDVPPRAAFLREVAGHLTDCDVRSGLLVAAGLPGHTSVRHAASVLGSGRLISAPDTVPFALWCAAGHLDDLPEALWETVGGWGDRDTTCAIVGGVVAARIGTAGVPAAWRAAREDIPARSGWDPLVAAEVGVG, from the coding sequence ATGAGTGGTCCGCCCCACGCCCACGCCGGCCTGGACGGGCTCGTGACGGGAGACGCGTTCGGCGACGCCTGGTTCACCCGCTCCGACGAGCCCGCGGAGGAGCTGTGGGCGGCTCGCGAGCCGCGTCCCGCACCCTGGCTGTGGACGGACGACTCGGCGATGGCCTTCGTGCTGTTCGCCCACCTGACGGCCAACGGAGAGGTCCGGCCGGGCGACCTGGCGAGCGAGTTCGCCGCCGAGTACGGCCGTGACCCGGGCCGCAAGTACGGCCCGTCCATGCACGGCGTGCTGCGGCGCGTCGCCGAGGGCGAGGACTGGCGCGCGGTGACCACCGGCCAGTTCGGCGGACAGGGTTCGCACGGCAACGGCGCCGCCATGCGGGTGGCCCCCCTCGGCGCCTGGTTCCGGGACGACCCGGGCACGGCCCGCGAGCAGGCCCGGCTGTCCGCGCTCGCGACCCACGCCCATCCGGAGGCGGTGGCGGGCGCGGTGGCCGTGGCGGTCGCCGCCGCGCTGGCCGCCGGCCTCGAGGGTCAGGACGTTCCGCCGCGCGCCGCGTTCCTTCGGGAGGTGGCCGGCCATCTGACGGACTGCGACGTCCGCTCCGGGCTGCTGGTGGCCGCCGGCCTGCCCGGGCACACCTCGGTGCGCCACGCGGCGTCCGTGCTGGGCTCGGGGCGGCTGATCTCCGCTCCGGACACCGTGCCGTTCGCCCTCTGGTGCGCCGCGGGCCACCTGGACGACCTGCCCGAGGCCCTGTGGGAGACGGTGGGCGGATGGGGTGACCGCGACACCACCTGCGCGATCGTGGGAGGAGTCGTCGCGGCCCGCATCGGCACCGCGGGCGTTCCGGCCGCCTGGCGCGCGGCGCGCGAGGACATCCCCGCCCGGAGCGGCTGGGACCCGCTCGTCGCGGCAGAGGTGGGCGTGGGCTGA
- a CDS encoding NUDIX hydrolase, with product MTVVWINGAFGAGKTTTARELIDLIPNSTLFDPEVVGAALPHLLPPKRLAEVGDFQDLPVWRRLVIDTAAALLADLGGTLVVPMTLLRQEYRDEIFGGLAARRIAVRHVLLAPAETILRERIAGREIPVDLPDGEIRVRQWSYDHIEPYRAALASWLTADAHLVDNGALTPNETAVRIAEAVGSGAASACDIVQTPEPTAETLAAGVLLFDDQDRVLLVDPTYKPGWEFPGGVVEPGEAPARAGIREVEEETGIRLADVPRLLVVDWERPAPPRYGGLRLLFDGGRLDAAAVEGLLLPGPELRAWRFVTEEEAADLLPPVRYERLRWALRARERGAALYLEAGVPQG from the coding sequence GTGACCGTCGTCTGGATCAACGGCGCGTTCGGTGCGGGAAAGACGACCACCGCACGGGAACTGATCGACCTGATCCCGAACAGCACGCTCTTCGACCCCGAGGTCGTCGGCGCGGCGCTCCCGCACCTGCTGCCGCCCAAGCGCCTCGCCGAGGTCGGCGACTTTCAGGACCTGCCGGTCTGGCGACGACTCGTGATCGACACGGCGGCCGCGCTCCTCGCCGACCTGGGCGGCACCCTCGTCGTCCCCATGACGTTGCTGCGGCAGGAGTACCGCGACGAGATCTTCGGCGGACTCGCGGCCCGCCGCATCGCCGTCCGGCACGTGCTCCTCGCTCCGGCGGAAACGATCCTGCGCGAGCGCATAGCCGGCCGGGAGATCCCGGTGGACCTCCCCGACGGCGAGATACGGGTCCGGCAGTGGTCGTACGACCACATCGAGCCCTACCGCGCCGCCCTCGCGTCCTGGCTCACCGCCGACGCCCACCTCGTGGACAACGGCGCTCTCACCCCGAACGAGACCGCCGTCCGGATCGCCGAGGCCGTCGGCAGCGGCGCGGCGTCCGCGTGCGACATCGTGCAGACCCCCGAGCCCACCGCCGAGACGTTGGCGGCAGGGGTGCTCCTCTTCGACGATCAGGACCGGGTGCTGCTCGTCGACCCGACCTACAAGCCCGGCTGGGAGTTTCCCGGCGGTGTGGTGGAACCCGGCGAGGCGCCCGCGCGCGCGGGCATCCGCGAGGTCGAGGAGGAGACCGGGATCCGCCTGGCGGACGTGCCCCGGCTGCTCGTCGTCGACTGGGAGCGGCCCGCACCGCCGCGCTACGGGGGCCTGCGTCTCCTCTTCGACGGCGGCCGACTCGACGCCGCCGCAGTCGAAGGGCTGTTGCTGCCCGGCCCCGAGCTGCGGGCCTGGCGCTTCGTGACGGAGGAGGAGGCGGCCGACCTGCTGCCGCCGGTCCGCTACGAGCGGCTGCGCTGGGCGCTGCGGGCCCGTGAGCGCGGGGCCGCGCTCTACCTCGAAGCCGGCGTTCCGCAGGGGTGA
- a CDS encoding dipeptidase, with protein sequence MSSNPVAETVASLMPRARAELTELVAFASVADFDQFPRSESEAAVDWISAALRAEGFEDVAVLDTPDGTQSVYGCLPGPAGARTVLLYAHYDVQPPLDEAAWTSPPFELTERDGRWYGRGSADCKGGVIMHLLALRALKANGGVPVTVKVIVEGSEEQGTGGLERYAEEHPDLLTADAIVIGDAGNFRVGLPTVTSTLRGMTMLRVRVDTLEGNLHSGQFGGAAPDALGALIRVLDSLRAEDGSTTVDGLTDDSRWEGLQYDEAQFRQDAKVLDGVGLIGSGTVADRIWARPAVTVLGIDCPPVVGATPSVQASARALISLRVPPGVDAAEATKLLQAHLEAHTPWGARVSTEQIGQGQAFSADTTSPAYAAMAEAMAVAYPGQEMQYAGQGGSIPLCNTLAGLYPRAEILLIGLSEPEAQIHAVDESVSPQELERLSVAEALFLRHYAAG encoded by the coding sequence ATGTCGTCGAATCCGGTCGCCGAAACCGTCGCCTCGCTGATGCCCAGGGCGCGGGCGGAGCTCACCGAACTGGTGGCCTTCGCGTCGGTGGCGGACTTCGACCAGTTCCCGAGGAGCGAGAGCGAGGCCGCCGTGGACTGGATCTCGGCGGCCCTGCGGGCCGAGGGCTTCGAGGACGTGGCCGTCCTCGACACTCCCGACGGCACCCAGTCGGTCTACGGCTGCCTGCCCGGCCCGGCCGGCGCCAGGACCGTCCTTCTGTACGCCCACTACGACGTGCAGCCGCCGCTGGACGAGGCCGCCTGGACCAGCCCGCCCTTCGAGCTGACCGAACGCGACGGCCGCTGGTACGGCCGCGGCAGCGCCGACTGCAAGGGCGGCGTGATCATGCACCTGCTCGCGCTGCGCGCTCTGAAGGCGAACGGCGGCGTGCCGGTCACCGTCAAGGTGATCGTCGAGGGCTCCGAGGAGCAGGGCACCGGCGGCCTGGAGCGGTACGCGGAGGAGCACCCCGACCTGCTGACGGCCGACGCGATCGTCATCGGCGACGCGGGCAACTTCCGCGTCGGCCTGCCGACGGTCACCTCCACCCTGCGCGGCATGACCATGCTGCGGGTGCGGGTCGACACCCTCGAGGGCAATCTGCACTCCGGTCAGTTCGGCGGCGCGGCCCCCGACGCGCTGGGCGCGCTGATCCGCGTCCTGGACTCGCTGCGCGCCGAGGACGGCTCGACGACGGTCGACGGCCTCACCGACGACTCTCGGTGGGAGGGCCTGCAGTACGACGAGGCGCAGTTCCGCCAGGACGCCAAGGTGCTGGACGGCGTCGGCCTGATCGGTTCCGGCACGGTCGCCGACCGCATCTGGGCCCGTCCCGCCGTGACGGTCCTCGGCATCGACTGCCCGCCGGTCGTCGGGGCCACCCCGTCCGTCCAGGCCAGCGCCCGCGCGCTGATCAGCCTGCGCGTGCCGCCGGGCGTGGACGCCGCCGAGGCCACGAAGCTGCTCCAGGCCCACCTGGAGGCGCACACCCCGTGGGGCGCGCGGGTGAGCACCGAACAGATCGGCCAGGGCCAGGCGTTCAGCGCCGACACCACCAGCCCGGCGTACGCGGCGATGGCCGAGGCGATGGCCGTCGCCTACCCGGGCCAGGAGATGCAGTACGCGGGCCAGGGCGGCTCCATTCCGCTGTGCAACACCCTCGCGGGTCTCTATCCGCGGGCGGAGATCCTGCTCATCGGCCTGAGTGAGCCCGAGGCGCAGATCCACGCGGTCGACGAGAGCGTGTCCCCGCAGGAGCTGGAGCGGCTGTCGGTGGCGGAGGCCCTGTTCCTGCGCCACTACGCGGCCGGCTGA
- a CDS encoding geranylgeranyl reductase family protein: MSSQNSSADDENSSADDARQVWDVVVVGAGPAGASAAYAAAVTGRRVLLLEKAELPRYKTCGGGIIGPSRDALPPGFELPFRDRVHAVTFSNNGRFTRTRRSRQMLFGLINRPEFDQQLVEHAQKAGAELRTGVTVQRVEQHGSAVPDRRSVAVVLQGGETLLARAVVGADGSASRIGAHVGVKLDQVDLGLEAEIPVPDTVAEDWKGRVLIDWGPMPGSYGWVFPKGDTLTVGVISARGEGAATKRYLEDFVGRLGLAGFEPSISSGHLTRCRADDSPLSRGRVLVCGDAAGLLEPWTREGISFALRSGRLAGEWAVRIAEAHDAVDARRQALNYAFAVKAGLGVEMSVGKRMLAAFERRPGLFHAALTGFRPAWRAFTDITRGRTTLGELVRSHPMAQRALTAMDRRIAATAEPAPAAEESGS, encoded by the coding sequence GTGAGCAGCCAGAACTCTTCGGCGGACGACGAGAACTCTTCGGCGGACGACGCCCGGCAGGTGTGGGACGTCGTGGTCGTGGGCGCGGGACCCGCGGGGGCCTCGGCCGCCTACGCGGCCGCGGTCACGGGACGGCGCGTGCTGTTGCTGGAGAAGGCGGAACTGCCCCGCTACAAGACGTGCGGCGGCGGCATCATCGGCCCCTCCCGGGACGCGCTGCCGCCCGGGTTCGAGTTGCCCTTCCGCGACCGCGTGCACGCGGTGACGTTCTCGAACAACGGGCGCTTCACCCGGACGCGCCGCTCCCGGCAGATGCTGTTCGGGCTGATCAACCGGCCCGAGTTCGACCAGCAGCTGGTCGAGCACGCCCAGAAGGCGGGCGCCGAGCTGCGCACCGGCGTGACCGTGCAGCGCGTGGAGCAGCACGGCTCGGCGGTGCCGGACCGGCGCTCCGTCGCCGTCGTCCTGCAGGGCGGCGAGACGCTGCTGGCGCGCGCGGTGGTCGGGGCGGACGGCAGTGCGAGCCGGATAGGAGCACACGTCGGGGTCAAGCTCGACCAGGTCGACCTCGGCCTGGAGGCGGAGATCCCGGTGCCGGACACGGTCGCCGAGGACTGGAAGGGCCGGGTCCTCATCGACTGGGGCCCGATGCCGGGCAGCTACGGCTGGGTGTTCCCCAAGGGGGACACGCTGACCGTCGGCGTGATCTCGGCGCGCGGCGAAGGCGCGGCCACCAAGCGGTATCTGGAGGACTTCGTGGGGCGGCTCGGCCTCGCCGGGTTCGAGCCGAGCATCTCCTCCGGTCATCTGACCCGCTGCCGGGCGGACGACTCGCCGCTTTCGCGCGGACGGGTGCTGGTCTGCGGGGACGCGGCGGGGCTGCTCGAACCGTGGACGCGTGAGGGCATCTCCTTCGCCCTGCGCTCCGGTCGGCTCGCGGGCGAGTGGGCGGTCCGGATCGCCGAGGCGCACGACGCGGTCGACGCCCGCCGCCAGGCGCTGAACTACGCCTTCGCGGTCAAGGCGGGTCTCGGCGTGGAGATGAGCGTCGGCAAGCGGATGCTCGCCGCGTTCGAGCGCCGTCCCGGGCTCTTCCACGCGGCGCTCACCGGTTTCCGTCCGGCCTGGCGGGCGTTCACCGACATCACGCGTGGCCGGACGACGCTCGGTGAACTCGTCCGGTCCCACCCGATGGCCCAGCGGGCTCTGACCGCGATGGACCGCCGGATCGCGGCCACCGCGGAGCCGGCGCCCGCTGCCGAGGAGAGCGGTTCCTGA
- a CDS encoding nitroreductase family deazaflavin-dependent oxidoreductase → MSTHVQKPGWFTVNVFNRAVAWLTRRGLSVWGSRVLAVRGRKSGAWRTTPVNLLTVDGQQYLVAPRGHVQWTHNMRAAGGGELHLGRAVEEFTAAEVADDDKSPLLRAYLKRWKAEVGVFFNGVGPDSSEAELRRIAPDHPVFRITVTGRR, encoded by the coding sequence ATGTCGACCCACGTGCAGAAGCCCGGCTGGTTCACCGTCAACGTCTTCAACCGTGCGGTGGCCTGGCTGACCCGTCGCGGTCTCAGCGTGTGGGGGTCCAGGGTGCTGGCGGTCCGCGGCCGCAAGAGCGGCGCCTGGCGGACCACCCCGGTGAACCTGCTGACCGTGGACGGACAGCAATACCTCGTCGCCCCGCGCGGCCACGTCCAGTGGACGCACAACATGCGCGCGGCGGGCGGCGGCGAGCTCCACCTCGGCAGAGCAGTGGAGGAGTTCACGGCCGCCGAGGTCGCCGACGACGACAAGTCACCGCTGCTGCGCGCCTACCTCAAGCGCTGGAAGGCCGAGGTCGGCGTCTTCTTCAACGGGGTGGGTCCGGACTCCTCCGAGGCCGAACTGCGACGTATCGCTCCCGACCACCCGGTGTTCCGGATCACCGTCACCGGCCGGCGCTGA
- a CDS encoding TetR/AcrR family transcriptional regulator, with amino-acid sequence MSSNTVRGARARARIEVTAAIKEEARRQLASEGAAKLSLRAVARELGMVSSALYRYFPSRDDLLTALIIDAYDSLGESAEAAHTAVAGAEPLERWIAVGEAVRAWALAHPHEYALIYGSPVPGYSAPQSTVPAAARVGRLLIGIVRDARREDRLDVPLLTDDLVPEAVRMATDLAPDLPPGAVTALVASWAQLYGLVGFELFGQFHRVVEEREPFFRYAVARLAREVGLR; translated from the coding sequence ATGAGCAGCAACACCGTTCGAGGCGCACGGGCCCGGGCCAGGATCGAAGTCACGGCCGCCATCAAGGAGGAGGCCCGCAGACAGCTGGCGTCCGAGGGCGCGGCCAAGCTCTCGCTTCGCGCTGTGGCCCGTGAACTCGGCATGGTCTCCTCGGCGCTCTACCGGTACTTCCCGAGCCGCGACGATCTGCTCACCGCGCTCATCATCGACGCCTACGACTCCCTGGGCGAGAGCGCGGAGGCCGCGCACACGGCCGTCGCGGGTGCCGAGCCCCTGGAGCGCTGGATCGCGGTCGGCGAAGCGGTGCGCGCCTGGGCGCTGGCGCATCCGCACGAGTACGCGCTGATCTACGGCTCGCCCGTGCCCGGCTACAGCGCCCCGCAGAGCACCGTCCCCGCTGCCGCCCGGGTCGGCCGCCTCCTCATCGGCATCGTGCGCGACGCGCGCCGCGAGGACCGGCTGGACGTACCGCTCCTGACGGACGACCTGGTCCCCGAGGCGGTCCGGATGGCGACGGACCTCGCGCCCGACCTCCCGCCGGGAGCGGTCACCGCCCTCGTCGCGTCCTGGGCCCAGCTGTACGGGCTGGTCGGGTTCGAGCTCTTCGGGCAGTTCCACCGCGTCGTGGAGGAACGCGAGCCGTTCTTCCGGTACGCGGTGGCCCGCCTGGCCCGCGAGGTGGGCCTGCGCTAG
- a CDS encoding sensor histidine kinase, which produces MDAEQVGGRVGPQRRGGRSRVLSPWLRRWRERWAGRPGDTEPGPAGLPWTSTVLITVVVLVGSTFAAHAQEGERASLDVFARVLLVVASGLLLWRLRHPVVVVFGASAVAALYLGAGYPYGPVFLTVAVACFAAVVRGHRRAAWTALGLLWAVHLLVAHWWYRWLPPAGDDPAPFGQELVVAGWVLAVVALAELVRSRREQWARDRAERAQAARRRAGEERLRIARELHDVLAHSLSVINVQAGVGLALLDSDPEQARTALGAIKSASKEALGEVRQVLDTLRAPGDAPRAPAPGLDRLPELVEQAARAGLAVDVSGRPPRLSPHTDLAAFRIVQEALTNVVRHSGSRHARVRLDVSGTTLRLWIDDDGPATGADAGGSGNGLAGMRERAAALGGTIEAGPRPGGGFRVLAVLPATSGEDQGAREDR; this is translated from the coding sequence ATGGACGCAGAGCAGGTGGGCGGGCGCGTCGGCCCGCAGCGACGGGGCGGGCGCTCGCGTGTGCTGTCACCGTGGCTGCGCCGCTGGAGGGAGCGGTGGGCCGGGCGACCGGGCGACACGGAGCCCGGCCCCGCCGGCCTGCCGTGGACTTCGACTGTGCTGATCACCGTGGTCGTGCTCGTGGGCTCGACCTTCGCGGCCCACGCGCAGGAAGGGGAGCGGGCCTCCCTCGACGTCTTCGCGCGTGTGCTGCTGGTGGTCGCCTCGGGGCTCCTGCTGTGGCGCCTGCGGCACCCCGTGGTCGTCGTGTTCGGCGCCTCGGCGGTCGCCGCGCTCTATCTCGGCGCGGGCTACCCCTACGGCCCGGTGTTCCTGACCGTGGCGGTGGCCTGCTTCGCCGCCGTCGTCCGCGGGCACCGCCGGGCTGCCTGGACGGCCCTGGGCCTGCTGTGGGCCGTCCATCTGCTGGTCGCGCACTGGTGGTACCGGTGGCTGCCGCCCGCCGGCGACGATCCGGCGCCGTTCGGGCAGGAGCTCGTCGTCGCCGGATGGGTCCTGGCCGTCGTGGCGCTCGCGGAGCTGGTCCGCAGCCGGCGTGAGCAGTGGGCCCGTGACCGGGCCGAACGCGCCCAGGCGGCCCGGCGGCGCGCCGGGGAGGAGCGGCTGCGCATCGCGCGCGAACTGCACGACGTCCTCGCGCACAGCCTCTCGGTGATCAACGTGCAGGCGGGCGTGGGCCTCGCGCTCCTGGACTCCGACCCCGAGCAGGCGCGCACCGCGCTCGGCGCCATCAAGTCCGCCAGCAAGGAGGCGCTGGGGGAGGTGCGCCAGGTGCTGGACACCCTCCGTGCGCCGGGGGACGCGCCGCGAGCCCCCGCACCCGGCCTGGACCGGCTGCCCGAACTGGTGGAACAGGCCGCGCGTGCCGGCCTCGCGGTCGACGTGAGCGGACGGCCGCCGCGGCTGTCGCCGCACACGGACCTCGCCGCCTTCCGCATCGTCCAGGAGGCCCTGACCAACGTCGTACGCCACTCCGGCTCGCGTCACGCGCGCGTGCGGCTCGACGTGAGCGGCACGACGCTGCGGCTGTGGATCGACGACGACGGACCGGCGACCGGCGCCGACGCGGGCGGCAGCGGCAACGGTCTCGCCGGAATGCGGGAGCGGGCCGCGGCGCTGGGTGGCACGATCGAGGCGGGGCCACGGCCCGGGGGAGGTTTCCGGGTGCTGGCCGTGCTGCCCGCGACGTCCGGGGAGGACCAGGGAGCGAGGGAGGACCGGTGA
- a CDS encoding response regulator, producing the protein MIRVLLADDQALVRAGFRALLDAQPDIEVAGEAADGQEAVRAVRQLRPDVVLMDIRMPLLDGLAATRRITDDETLAQVRVVMLTTFELDEYVFEAIRSGASGFLVKDTEPDELLRAVRAVVAGDALLSPGVTRRLIAEFAARSKAPASDDALSRLTEREREVMALVGIGLSNEEIARRLVVSPLTAKTHVSRTMVKLGVRDRAQLVVLAYESGLVRPGWLG; encoded by the coding sequence GTGATCCGCGTACTGCTCGCCGACGACCAGGCGCTGGTCCGGGCGGGATTCCGGGCGCTGCTCGACGCGCAGCCCGACATCGAGGTCGCCGGGGAAGCCGCGGACGGGCAGGAGGCCGTGCGCGCCGTGCGGCAACTGCGGCCCGACGTCGTCCTGATGGACATCCGGATGCCCCTCCTGGACGGCCTGGCCGCCACCCGCCGGATCACCGACGACGAGACCCTCGCCCAGGTCAGGGTGGTCATGCTCACCACCTTCGAACTCGACGAGTACGTGTTCGAGGCGATCCGCTCCGGTGCCTCCGGCTTCCTGGTCAAGGACACCGAGCCGGACGAACTGCTGCGTGCCGTACGGGCGGTGGTCGCCGGCGACGCGCTGCTCTCGCCGGGAGTGACGCGCCGGCTCATCGCCGAGTTCGCCGCCCGCTCCAAGGCCCCCGCCTCGGACGACGCGCTGAGCCGGCTCACCGAGCGGGAGCGGGAGGTGATGGCGCTCGTGGGCATCGGTCTGTCCAACGAGGAGATCGCCCGCCGGCTGGTCGTCAGCCCGCTCACCGCCAAGACGCACGTCAGCCGCACGATGGTGAAGCTGGGCGTCCGTGACCGGGCCCAACTGGTCGTGCTCGCCTACGAGTCGGGGCTGGTCCGGCCGGGCTGGCTGGGCTGA
- a CDS encoding DUF6332 family protein, with protein sequence MDGHGGRRTQAERDAITVEIGYALVSAAFASAVVFGAVAGPALLFDLPGLAETWLVRAALVLAPVLFATRVLSVLVRFRPGAQPSQPGRTSPDS encoded by the coding sequence ATGGACGGTCACGGGGGACGGCGCACACAGGCCGAGCGGGATGCGATCACCGTCGAGATCGGGTACGCGCTCGTCAGCGCAGCGTTCGCCTCGGCGGTGGTCTTCGGCGCGGTCGCGGGCCCGGCGCTGCTGTTCGACCTGCCCGGCCTGGCGGAGACCTGGCTGGTGCGGGCGGCCCTGGTGCTCGCCCCGGTGCTGTTCGCGACCCGCGTGCTCTCCGTGCTGGTCCGCTTCCGGCCGGGCGCTCAGCCCAGCCAGCCCGGCCGGACCAGCCCCGACTCGTAG